The DNA sequence AGTCGGTCCGGCCCACCAGCTGGGCCACGGGGACCGACTGCGACCGCTTCCTCACCTGGTAGAAGACCTCGGCCATGTAGCTGTATCCCATGATGAGGGCGACGAAGATGGCGTGAGGGAAGGGGAGCGTGAATATCAGGACGAGAGCAGCCGCCGCGAGAACGACACAAAGAATGAGGGCGCTGCGGGCCGGGATGAGCCCTTCTGCAATGGGCCGGGTCCCGAACAGCCGCCAGTACCGGGTCATCCGCCCGTCGACGTCCCGCGTATCGTAGACCCGGTCCACATAATCGTTGAGAACCATGCCCGCTTCGAAGCCGAAGAACCCGATCAGTGCGGCGGTGAGGAGATACGGCCATGAAAACCCGCCATAGGCGGCAAAGGCCAGGACTGTTCCCGAACAGAAGAGAAGCGGCCAGGCGAAGCCGAAGTGCATCCGGAGAAGATCGACGTATGCCCGCACGGTGCTGCCGTCCATGGAGAGACTCTCGGAGGTC is a window from the Methanovulcanius yangii genome containing:
- a CDS encoding UbiA family prenyltransferase, coding for MDGSTVRAYVDLLRMHFGFAWPLLFCSGTVLAFAAYGGFSWPYLLTAALIGFFGFEAGMVLNDYVDRVYDTRDVDGRMTRYWRLFGTRPIAEGLIPARSALILCVVLAAAALVLIFTLPFPHAIFVALIMGYSYMAEVFYQVRKRSQSVPVAQLVGRTDFALFPVAGYLAAGMPDVTGLLYFLFFYPYALAHLAANDLADLRNDRARGMQTVPVLYGVGGTVTWIAVCTVLHGIMAVFFAGVLVPVAQAGLLIGFLLLVAATGIILRGNGAPEAGMRALPLFHVAMVVYAGGIVLGFFV